The DNA window GTTACACTGTTACACTTGCCCATAAGCGGTTGATTTTAAGGCTTTTTTCTGAACAGATTACCTGTGTTACACTTCTGTTACACTGGTGTTACACTTAATTTCTTCCGTTTTCTTACCGTTACACTTCGCTTTGATTTTGTTCAGGTTTTCGTCCAGTACATCTATTCCGGCTTTTAACTGCTCGTATTCTGCATAGCTGCAAACCTGGTATTCAAAGCCTTGTTTGCGGTTGCCTCCTTTTTGTTCCAGATAGCCCATGCCTTCAAGGTTTCTCAGGTAACGGTTGACCTGCATTCTGTTCATTCTAAAGGCTTCCCTGATCTGCTTGTTGTAAAAGCTTTGCCCTTCGGCAACCGTACTTTTCAGCCGTTCAAAGAACTGGCGCAGCTCTCCGTTTAGTTCGTCTGATTTTCTGAGCAGGCTTTCTTTTACCAGCCAGTTGGCCGTTTCAATGTCGCTCAGGGTGGTTTCTATGTAAGCGGTTCCAGTGCTGCTTTTTTTGACCTGTCTTTGTGCCTGGTGGTAAAAGGTGATAATCTCTATTAATTTCAGGTAGTGCATATTCGTCCGCAGCTTCTTAAAAACCAGTTCCGGTATGCGTAGCTCCATGGCGTAAGGGTTAATGACTTTGATATTCTGCAATAGTCTTTGAGTATTTTTCAGGATTTGCTTTGCCTGTTCCTGTTGCTTTTCGTTAATCATCCCGGCTTTGGTTTTTCTTTGGTATTCCATCACTTTGTCAAGGTGGCCGGGGCTTTCATCTATGTGCAGCAAAAAAGACCGGTTGGCGTTATCCTCATAAATGCTTTCTTTGGTGGTGGCTCCGCTTACGCATATCGGACCTTCCACGGTCAGCACTTTTGTACGTTGTTGCCTTTGGCGTCTTTATCCGTTGTCAGCTTGCTAATGCTCTGGTTGCTCATAAATTCCCTAAGCGGTAAAAATGCCTGGTAAACGCCTTCTAAATCTTCTATCAGTAATAGTTTGTGCTGCCAGAAGCCTTTGGCCGAGTAATAAAGGGTGTTTTCGGTTAAACTGGTGATGGTTCTTACCGATTCTTCGGGTAAACATTCGCTGATACGCTTTTGTAAATAGGTTTTTCCGCTTCCGGATTTTCCAAAGATGATGGCGTGCAATGGTTCGTCTGTTAATCTCGATAAGTACAAAAAGAACAGCATCAGCCCGTTTTTTTGTTCTCCTACCAGTCCGCTTTGCTGGATCTGATTCAAAGTCTTTTTAACGAGCTTCTTTTCTTTTAAAAATGCCTGTGCGGCTCGCACTTCCTCCGGGGTCATTTCGTATTGCTTGGGTTTGAGTGCCTGTATTTGCAGGGCTCTTTCTTCCATGCGGTAGGCTTCTAACTGTTCGGTCAGTTCCGTTATGGTCTTTTCTATTTGGGTGGTGGGAAGCTCTAAGGTTTCCGATGCGTTTTGTACCAGTTTCTTTACGGCAGAGTGGCTGTATAAATTCACATCATCCCTAAAAGTCTTGTAACGGTTCTCTTTATTCTTTATATGTAAACTCACTCTTAATCTGCTCAGGTTCTCTTTTTCTATCCCGCCCCAGACGGTAACCGTCATTTGATTGTCCTGGTAGCTGATCCGCTCCGGGTTTCTTTTTCAACTGGTTTTATTTGCGTGTCGAGGCTCTCGACTTCATTTGAAGTTTCCCCATTTGAAAAAACAAAAGCTGTTCTATCTTCAATCAGTTGGGCTAATATTTCCGGGCTGTGGCCGTCCAGTAAGCTATTGATATCCTCTTTTTCCGGTGTGGGGACTTTACTAATGGTAATGTTTGGTTTCAGTTGGTGGAGCTCGGCACTGTATTTTTCCGCTGCTTTTTCTCCGGCTGCATCACCATCAAAGAACAATATCACTTCTTCTAACTGTTCCAGTTCCCGGATGGCTTTTATGTGTTCTTCCGTCAGTCCGTTGGTGCCGTAAAGGGATAGTATTTCATGTTCTTTGGTGATTTGCTCTTGCTGTAATAGTGTCGCTGCGTCTATAATGGCCTCGGTCAGTATCAGCTTTTTGGTGTTGGGAGCAGGGTATTTCGGGTAAAGGCCCTGCCGGTCTTTCAGGTAGTAGTGTTTTGCTTTATCCTCATTCTTTGTGCTTCTAAAATACAGGCTCACGATCTGGTTTTGTTGGTTGCGTAACGGGAACACTACACCCCATTTGCCAAAGGGACTGTATGCTTTTCCCCGGTGCGGTTGTTTACATGGCCTTTGTCTTGTAACAGTCCGTATTTCAAACAGCTTTCAATCAGATGTTGGTCTTTCCTATTCCCGTGATGGAACTGGCCGCTGTTGTAACCGACTTCCGTTTTCTGGTAATCCAGGTTCCTTTGCTGTAAGTATTCCTGTACCGGTTTGCTGTTGTATATGGCGTTTTTGAAGTAGGTAAACATTTTGGTGAGTACCGCTGCTCTTGTTAGTTCCGCTCCGGGTTTGGTTTCTCCGTTTATCATCTGCTCGGCTTTCTTTATCGCTTCATGTTTGGTGCAGTTCTCTTTGTACATTATAAAATCTATCACGTCNNNNNNNNNNNNNNNNNNNNNNNNNNNNNNNNNNNNNNNNNNNNNNNNNNNNNNNNNNNNNNNNNNNNGTGCAACCGCAGGTGTTTATCGGGTTTTAAGTGGTAGTAATTCAGTACGTCTGATAAACTGAGCTTGCTTTTTATGTCGCTTATTTCCATGCTTGTGATTTTTGTTGAAAAATTTTAAATCCTACAAACTTGTCGCAAATCTACAATTATTGTATTACACAAATAAACATACCTAACTTTTTTACTACATCTTTTGTTTGTATTTTTGCTCAGAACATTGATCTCATGCATTAAATAATACATTTATGACTTTTGGCGAGCGTTTAATGACGGTGAGAAAAAAGAAAAAGCTTTCCCAGGCAGAAGTCGGGAAAGAGATTGGCATTAGTGGTGATGCCTATGGTCGTTATGAACGTGGAGAAGTACGGCCTACTATTGAGATGGCCGTGAAGATTGCCCAGGCCATGAATGTTTCACTGGACTACCTGACCGGAGCTACCGACATGGAACTGGATGATACCATGTTAAAAAGGATTCAGGCGGTTTCTAAATTACCCACCAAAGAAAAAGAATGTGTGTACGTGTTCCTGGATTCCTTTATTGACAGAATGAAGCTGCAGGGAGCTTTGTAATATAAGTATCAATCATAATACCTTGCCTTATAGACTATCCGATCTATTTTACTTTTCTGGAAGGTAAAAAGGAAATAACTGCTATTTTCAAAGTCCTTGACAACAAGTGAATCGGGTATAGATTTCAAATTGAACCTTCTTTTTAAGACTTCATCATCAGTACCTACTTTAATACTGTCATTCAAAACAATTTCCTGTGAGTTAATGACCGCTTCCTGAAGAATAGTATTTGAAGGAGATACATAAAAATTTGCCGTGTCCTTTCCATTGCTAAAAATCATAACCGTATCACTCAAAGCAGGATTATGCTGATTTTGTATTACCTGCTTTTCTATTAGATTAAACTGAGACTTGAAGTAAGAAATTGTTAAATCATTATCAATTACTCCAAAAACAAACTCATCATCATCAACAAATTTTGTTACCTGTGTGGTATCTTGATTATTCGAAGCTTGATTTTCAGTAATAACCTTCTTTTCAGGTTCATTTCTATCTTTGGATGGCTCGGATTTACACGAGCTTGAAAAAATGCTCAAAAGAACTGCAAACAATATAATTTTTTGTCTATCCATAGATTAGTAGCCTAAGAAATAACCTAAATCAGTTGGCGCATGTCTTATCTGCAAATTGCCAAAGAATTGACTTTGGAAAGGAGTATGCGGGGTAACAATTACCTCATAATGTAAATGGGGACCCGTTGACCTCCCGGTATTTCCGGAATTAATTAATAAATCCCCCGTATTTACTGTTGCTCCTTGTTGAACTTGCAAAGAACTCCCATGAGCATATAAGGTATAAACATTGCCACTTCCTTGAGCTGCCTCTCCGTGATTCACAATAACAACATTCCCGTATGAACCTGACCTGTATGACCTGGCTACCGTTCCGGGAGCAGTTGCAACAACTGGAGTGCCAACAGGTACTGCATAGTCCGTACCTCCATGAGTATTGGAGCACCCAGCACAATTTCTGGTAGACATAAACTCAGATGAAATAGGAGCATCTCCAACAGGACTGCTTAACCAATTCCCCCCGCCTTGTTCAAGTGTTTCACCTACTTCTCTAAAAACAGGTTTTTCTTTCCGGCAGACTTGCGGATTTTTATACACCACTTTTAACGGGCTTGCTTCCCTAAAAGCAGTAGTATTTTCGTAATATGATAGTTTTCTGCAACCCATTTTTCAGGCGATAAAGATACTGTTTTCCGGGGGCTTTTTTTCTTTCAACTGAGATTTTCAACTGAACAACAAGCACATAATTCTGTATAAAACACATTTAAAACGATGTCTTATACACGCTTCCATTATGTGCTATTCAGTTCCCTGCGGGGCTTCCCATTTGAAAGAAAAAAAAATCACATCGGACAGGATAAAGGAAGTTTGGTAGTGCGGTGGACTGGTGGGCTTCCTTTGTCCTGGCTGATGCTCCAACCGAACCACTAAACGTTAATCGGAGAACTGCATTTGATTGAGGGCGGAAGGTGTACGGATTGTGGGTAACACAGGGAACAGCGCCTGCGGCTAAAAAGGCTGGCTGCTGACTGTGGAGCGTAGCGTAATGGGCAGCAGACAAGCATCGCGAGCCGTCCTGCGAGTGGAGCAAGGGTGCTGCAAGTAAAAGCCTGACGAAGGAAGGCGACTTGCAGCTATGTAGAAGGGCAGCAAACGGAGAACCGAAGAATGAGGGGCGAGGCTTGCTGACCGCACTACACAAGGCTTACCTACCTGCCGGAGGCTTATTAAACAAAGTCAAGCCGCAGCCCGCAGCGACCCGCAGGCGAGCAAAATAATGGGCAGCCGGTGGATTTTTTGCGACTGAACGGAACAAAGCTTTAGCGGAGTGTAGAGAAGTGGCAAAAAAGACACAGTAGGCTGCCATGAGGAAGAAGGAGGAACTGCAAAAAGCATGACAAGCTCGAAGCGCAGCGGAGACCCGCAGGGCTTTGTAGCTCTTGTTTTTACCTTAAAAAATTAACACTATCAAAAACAAGTGCTGCAAAGGCTTGGCGTGATTTTTTGCTGACGACTGATGACGAATACCTTGTTTCCTGTGTCGGGGTGACGAGTTTTGCGAGGAACGAAGCGGGGGCATTAGTGCGTCTGGATTTGTGGGTATATCCAAAACGTATCCAAATGTATCCATAAATTACTTCTTGCCGGTTTTGTATCCTATTGGTGGTCGGTTTTGCTGTTCAAGCTCTTGTTGTTTTATTTGCTCGAACTGCTTAATGTATTCAAAAATCAGTGCTATTTGTTCTTCCTGACCGGATACCTTGCTGCGGATTTCTTCCAGTTGTAAAAATAAGTCTTGATGAGTTTGTAATATTTCACGCATTCTGATAAAAATCTCGGTGATGCGGACACTCATTTTCCGGGCCCTTGGACTACGTAAAACATGGGCAGCATGGATGATTCCATGTTCAGTAAAAACCATTGGCAGATAACGTGTTCCACCCCTTCCTTCGTTTGAGGTGCCAATTTGGTACCTCAAAGATTCGTGTTCCTCTTTGGTCAGTTCAAACATAAAATGCTCCGGAAAGATGTCAATGTTACGCCTTACGGCTCGCTTTAACGCTTTTGTTTCAACTCCATACAATTCGGCCAGATCACTGTCCAGCATTACTTTTTGACCTCTTATCTCGTATATCTTGCTTAAAATTACTTCCTGTGGTATGGTAACTTCTTTACTCATTTTCTGTTTTTATTTGGTTTGTAAAATTACTCTTTCATTTTTTGGTATCGCAATTTGCGATTTCAAGTTCTCATCTCATCGGATGGAACCGGTTCAGGCTCTCTTGTAAATCCTGTAAATCTATCTGCCTATATCTTTCCGTACTGGTAATGCTGTTGTGTCCTGCCATATATTGTACTTCTCTTATCGGCTTTTCTTTTATCCATTTGCTGATTACACTGCTCCTGATCTGGTGGAAGCTTTTTAGTTCCGGGTGCTGTTTTTTCAAGGCTCTGAGGAAGAACTTTAAACAGTCGTTCATGCTTTCATTGTTAGCCAGAGTAAAAAACAAGCGTTTGCCTTTTTCTCCTTTGCTTTGTTTCAATAATTGCGGTCTGATTTCCTGTAAATACTTGTGTAAACTCATCACCTGGTAGGATGCTAAAGGCAATATCCTTTCATTGAGCTTGATGTTTTTC is part of the Candidatus Poribacteria bacterium genome and encodes:
- a CDS encoding tyrosine-type recombinase/integrase, with amino-acid sequence MEVEQCSYSDLLNFIRELKKHLIAVRQLYESQMSLEHLNYNPAANLYIKGHIQRLPHDLLNQKQLIKIYNSLQPKTPVQYRDKMIFGMYINQGLIRKEIDRLTVEDPDLEKGILRIRKNIKLNERILPLASYQVMSLHKYLQEIRPQLLKQSKGEKGKRLFFTLANNESMNDCLKFFLRALKKQHPELKSFHQIRSSVISKWIKEKPIREVQYMAGHNSITSTERYRQIDLQDLQESLNRFHPMR
- a CDS encoding M23 family metallopeptidase, whose amino-acid sequence is MGCRKLSYYENTTAFREASPLKVVYKNPQVCRKEKPVFREVGETLEQGGGNWLSSPVGDAPISSEFMSTRNCAGCSNTHGGTDYAVPVGTPVVATAPGTVARSYRSGSYGNVVIVNHGEAAQGSGNVYTLYAHGSSLQVQQGATVNTGDLLINSGNTGRSTGPHLHYEVIVTPHTPFQSQFFGNLQIRHAPTDLGYFLGY
- a CDS encoding ORF6N domain-containing protein; amino-acid sequence: MSKEVTIPQEVILSKIYEIRGQKVMLDSDLAELYGVETKALKRAVRRNIDIFPEHFMFELTKEEHESLRYQIGTSNEGRGGTRYLPMVFTEHGIIHAAHVLRSPRARKMSVRITEIFIRMREILQTHQDLFLQLEEIRSKVSGQEEQIALIFEYIKQFEQIKQQELEQQNRPPIGYKTGKK
- a CDS encoding helix-turn-helix transcriptional regulator yields the protein MTFGERLMTVRKKKKLSQAEVGKEIGISGDAYGRYERGEVRPTIEMAVKIAQAMNVSLDYLTGATDMELDDTMLKRIQAVSKLPTKEKECVYVFLDSFIDRMKLQGAL